In the Pirellulales bacterium genome, one interval contains:
- the ggt gene encoding gamma-glutamyltransferase: MYANLRGPQSLAAAIVGLALGTCSMSAAADPAKVVRVGPGYDRPALNPFQSRSVSIAERGMVATSHPAAVLAGLEALRAGGNAADAAIAANAMIGLVEPMSCGIGGDLFAIYWDAKTQKLYGLNASGRSPYDLTFEEFEKRGLQEIPGDGPLCWSVPGCVSGWEALRARFGTKSYAELLAPSIELAERGFPVTDIIAVAWMYTANGLRRWPDSVRTYLPDGRPPREGELFKNADLAASYRQLAAGGADAFYRGPIAQQIVAFSQANGGFFSARDFAEHTSDWVEPVSTNYRGYDVWELPPNGQGIAALQMLNLLEGYDLKSLGPDGPEWWHLFLEAKKLTFADRATYYADPAFGALPVAELISKPYAERRRALIDRQHAALSYPPGDPKLERSDTIYLTVVDKDRNCCSLIQSNFAAFGSGMVPGKVGFVLQNRGELFALDREHLNRYEPHKRPFHTIIPAMVTKDGRPWFSFGVMGGDMQAQGHVQVLVNMIDFGMNPQAAGDAARICHSGSPTPTGQRGAANGGTVHVEPGILPATVDALKARGHHVLTGSRGTFGGYQGILIDWDHGTLHGASDPRKDGCALGY; encoded by the coding sequence CATGGTCGCTACGAGTCATCCGGCGGCGGTGCTCGCCGGGCTCGAGGCGCTGCGCGCCGGTGGGAACGCCGCCGATGCGGCCATTGCGGCCAACGCCATGATCGGCCTGGTCGAGCCGATGAGTTGCGGCATCGGGGGCGATTTGTTCGCCATCTACTGGGATGCCAAGACGCAGAAACTCTACGGCCTCAACGCCAGCGGGCGCAGCCCCTATGACCTCACGTTCGAGGAGTTCGAAAAACGTGGTCTCCAGGAAATCCCCGGCGACGGTCCCCTGTGCTGGTCGGTGCCGGGCTGCGTGTCGGGTTGGGAGGCGCTGCGCGCGCGCTTCGGGACGAAATCGTACGCCGAGCTGCTGGCCCCTTCGATCGAACTGGCCGAGCGCGGCTTCCCGGTAACCGACATTATCGCCGTGGCCTGGATGTACACGGCCAACGGTTTGCGCCGCTGGCCCGATTCGGTGCGGACGTACCTGCCCGACGGCAGGCCGCCGCGCGAAGGGGAGCTGTTCAAAAACGCCGACTTGGCGGCGAGTTATCGGCAACTCGCCGCGGGCGGTGCCGACGCGTTCTATCGTGGGCCGATCGCGCAGCAGATCGTGGCCTTCAGCCAGGCCAACGGCGGGTTCTTCTCGGCGCGCGACTTTGCCGAACACACGAGCGATTGGGTCGAGCCCGTCTCGACCAACTATCGCGGCTACGACGTTTGGGAGCTGCCGCCGAATGGCCAGGGGATCGCCGCGCTGCAGATGCTCAATCTACTCGAAGGGTATGACCTCAAATCCCTGGGGCCCGACGGACCCGAGTGGTGGCACCTGTTCCTCGAGGCCAAGAAGCTGACCTTCGCCGATCGCGCGACGTACTACGCCGATCCGGCGTTCGGCGCGCTGCCCGTGGCCGAGTTGATCTCGAAACCTTACGCCGAGCGGCGGCGCGCGCTGATCGATCGGCAGCACGCGGCGCTGAGCTATCCGCCGGGCGATCCCAAGCTCGAACGATCGGACACCATCTACTTGACCGTCGTCGACAAGGACCGCAACTGCTGCTCGCTGATCCAGAGCAATTTTGCCGCCTTCGGCTCGGGCATGGTGCCCGGCAAGGTCGGATTCGTCCTCCAGAATCGCGGCGAGTTGTTCGCGCTCGACCGCGAGCACCTGAACCGCTACGAGCCGCACAAGCGGCCGTTCCACACGATCATTCCGGCGATGGTCACAAAGGACGGCCGCCCCTGGTTCAGCTTCGGCGTGATGGGTGGCGACATGCAGGCGCAGGGGCACGTCCAAGTGCTCGTGAACATGATCGACTTCGGCATGAACCCTCAGGCCGCCGGCGACGCGGCGCGGATCTGCCACTCGGGTAGCCCCACGCCAACCGGCCAGCGCGGCGCCGCGAACGGCGGCACCGTGCACGTCGAGCCGGGCATCTTGCCGGCCACGGTCGACGCCCTCAAGGCCCGGGGCCATCACGTCCTGACGGGCAGCCGCGGCACTTTCGGCGGCTACCAGGGAATCCTGATCGATTGGGACCACGGCACCCTGCACGGCGCCAGCGATCCCCGCAAGGACGGCTGCGCGCTGGGCTACTGA